The Klebsiella africana sequence CAGGGCGGGGCAGCGTGGACACGCTTCCCCTGACAGAACGATAAATGCTTTACTAATGCGGCTTCTGCACTTCTCCGACGAATGCCATCAGACGACGGTCGGTCTGCTCCATCCCGAGCCCGGCTTTATCGGCATTACGAATTTCCTCAAGCACGCTTTGCAACAGCAGGCCATCCTGCTGTTGCTCTTCCGCCAGCAGCGTGAGAAACCGCCAGGTGCTATCGTCGCTTTGCGCTTTGGCTTCCTGAGCGAGACCGCTCAGCATACTGCTGCGCTGCCGGTAATCGCTTAGGGTCTGGGTAAAGAGATCTTCAAGCGAGCTACATTCGGGGCGACAGGATTGGTCGGGATTGACGATCGGCCAGCTGCCAGCTTTTTTCAGATAGTCAAAGACGCGCATGGTGAGGGTGATGCTGCTTTGCGCGCGGGTGCGCAGAAACGTCGCGGCGCCGTCGAAATGATGTCGGGCGCACCACTCGCTTAAGTTCAGATAAACGTTAGAGGCGTGGAACTCAAGATTCATTTGGGTGTTTAGCTTTTGTGCCATTCCTGGAACTGCCATAAAAATATCCTTATTAACCGGGAAGGGGTTACTGGTGCGCGTCAGCGGATCCTGCGGATAACCACAAGATAAAATAGTGACACGCTGCACTGTTGCAGAATAATAAAACTCTACACATTCCGTATGAGTCGGGTATTTTTTTCCATTTACCGACAATTTAAGAATACTCGCTCAACTGAATTAAGAAAACTCTCAATCGCGGCAATTTACGTTTTGTTACACCATTATTTGTGGAAACTGTCCAGGCTGAGATTGTGCGCCGTTGGCAGGGGCGAGCTGGTTTCAGATTGGTTATAAGATATAAGTATTTGACTACGAGATTCGTCGTAGAAGAGAACGGAATACGTTATTTAATTAGTAATGTTTCAGGCTGATGATCATTATTTTTATTTTTTGTTGCAGGTATTTTTATGAAGAGGAATATATTTTTTCAATTCGGAATAAATTACGTCAAAGATCCGTTTTTTCGCGATATTAAGCGGCCTTTGCCGCTCAGCGGTGCGAGGTGGTTTTTCACTTAAGAGGCGCATAGTCGATCGCACTTCACAATGCCGTCTACCGGCGTTAATAACAACGATTTAACCCTTTGTTAAACACCTTCTGACATCGCAAGGATAAGTCTGCTGATGGTATAGATAATCCTGCTATTTCCAGGTTAAATTGTATGACAATTATGTCTTTTTTTATGTCATTTTTTGCTAAATCTATGTACGCAATTACTGTAATTCCGCGATGTGATGATGCTCTCGTATGGAGAATTAATTTCCGGGTATTACTACTCTAACAACGGTAGTAGGGTATGCGATTTTTCTAATACCTTGTTTTGATGTCGATAAAATTGTTAATTCCGATTTTTCCCTACATGAAAGCGAAATAAAGCTGGAGTTTACCATGCACAAATTTACTAAAGCGCTGGCGGCGATTGGTCTCGCTGCGGTTATGTCACAATCAGCTATGGCGGAAAATCTTAAACTGGGTTTTCTGGTGAAACAGCCGGAAGAGCCATGGTTTCAGACTGAGTGGAAATTTGCTGATAAAGCAGGAAAAGATTTAGGCTTTGACGTTATTAAAATTGCGGTCCCGGATGGGGAGAAAACCCTCAACGCGATTGACAGCCTGGCGGCCAGCGGCGCGAAGGGCTTTGTCATCTGTACTCCCGACCCTAAGCTCGGCTCGGCGATTGTCGCCAAAGCGCGTGGCTATGATATGAAGGTGATTACCGTCGATGACCAGTTCGTCAATGCGAAAGGCAAACCGATGGAGAGCGTACCGCTGGTGATGATGGCGGCCAGCGAAATCGGCGCCCGTCAGGGTCAAGAACTCTATAAAGAGATGAAAAAACGCGGCTGGGA is a genomic window containing:
- a CDS encoding non-heme ferritin-like protein, with protein sequence MAVPGMAQKLNTQMNLEFHASNVYLNLSEWCARHHFDGAATFLRTRAQSSITLTMRVFDYLKKAGSWPIVNPDQSCRPECSSLEDLFTQTLSDYRQRSSMLSGLAQEAKAQSDDSTWRFLTLLAEEQQQDGLLLQSVLEEIRNADKAGLGMEQTDRRLMAFVGEVQKPH